The Thalassotalea psychrophila genome window below encodes:
- a CDS encoding L,D-transpeptidase family protein, with amino-acid sequence MLAKLDFTHPYFLTLLKSALLTLLPLSITVYANTQVVESLDDNHTVAIQAIELSKGQSPYQYLIKQSNKQLLWFDKKGLTLSGLSLHRLLADLGWHSLIKINALKSNQFEQHDRVLTKGFLQLIQVSTNNYKQQINAKYELLNAINEDASDELLLSLIPAYDQISHIRKAISEYRFLSQHSWPSLDSSFKPRLGQSHKQVKGIRQILTLLGDLPRKAQTKTRLDVFDSVVVAALKEFQSRHGLEADGKLGPNTYAALKVKPEKRIKQLQVNLWRWFTLPKMPPEKYLLVNIPGYQLSVIEDGEQTVQMKVIVGDVENQTPQMVTEINRVTLNPTWTPTRNIINNELIPEYQQDFLSLKRKNFQLVKGYWKNIVTKEIDDPGLNLSKLLQSYRLVQAAGANNALGYYRFNIPNNYSVYLHDTPVKSLFRQSNRALSHGCIRLEDASLLAKYLLKADKSSHLNKMHKVIESGKTTNLPLKTPLPVYITYQTAWINEKGKLRLSPDIYDLDHKNSYLTQFHATDSNPVITLSQNNF; translated from the coding sequence GTGTTGGCTAAATTAGACTTTACCCATCCCTACTTCCTAACATTATTAAAGTCAGCCTTGCTGACTCTTTTGCCTTTATCGATAACTGTTTACGCAAATACCCAGGTAGTTGAATCTTTAGATGATAACCATACTGTAGCTATTCAGGCTATAGAGCTATCAAAGGGACAAAGCCCATACCAATATCTAATCAAACAAAGCAACAAGCAGTTGCTATGGTTTGATAAAAAAGGATTAACTCTGTCAGGCCTTTCATTGCATCGGCTATTAGCCGATTTAGGTTGGCATAGCCTTATCAAGATTAACGCCCTTAAAAGTAATCAATTTGAACAACATGATAGGGTGTTAACAAAAGGTTTTTTACAGCTAATTCAAGTTTCGACAAATAATTATAAGCAACAAATTAATGCCAAATATGAATTACTAAATGCTATTAATGAAGATGCTTCTGATGAACTATTACTGTCTTTAATTCCTGCATACGATCAAATATCACATATACGAAAAGCTATTTCAGAATACCGATTTTTAAGTCAACATTCTTGGCCTTCTTTAGACTCTAGCTTTAAACCTAGGCTCGGCCAAAGCCATAAACAAGTTAAAGGCATTAGACAAATCTTGACGTTACTTGGAGATTTACCTAGGAAAGCTCAAACAAAAACTCGTTTAGATGTTTTTGACTCTGTTGTGGTTGCAGCGTTAAAAGAGTTTCAAAGTCGTCATGGCTTAGAGGCTGATGGCAAACTTGGCCCGAATACTTATGCAGCTTTAAAAGTAAAACCTGAAAAAAGAATTAAACAATTACAAGTTAACCTGTGGCGTTGGTTCACCTTGCCTAAAATGCCGCCAGAGAAATATTTATTGGTAAATATACCTGGCTATCAGCTGTCAGTTATTGAAGATGGTGAGCAAACTGTACAAATGAAAGTGATAGTGGGTGATGTAGAAAACCAAACCCCACAAATGGTCACTGAAATTAATCGAGTTACGCTTAACCCTACATGGACACCAACTCGAAATATTATTAACAACGAACTTATTCCTGAATACCAACAGGACTTTCTATCGTTAAAACGGAAAAACTTTCAATTAGTAAAAGGTTATTGGAAAAATATTGTAACCAAAGAGATTGATGACCCAGGCCTAAACCTAAGTAAGTTGTTGCAATCTTACCGGTTAGTGCAAGCTGCTGGTGCAAACAATGCATTGGGTTATTACCGATTTAATATTCCAAATAACTATTCAGTGTACCTTCATGACACGCCTGTAAAGTCGTTATTTAGACAAAGTAACAGGGCTTTAAGCCATGGATGTATAAGGTTGGAAGATGCGAGCTTACTGGCTAAATACCTGCTTAAAGCTGATAAATCATCACACCTTAATAAAATGCATAAGGTTATTGAGTCTGGTAAAACAACAAACCTTCCACTTAAAACCCCACTACCTGTTTACATTACTTATCAAACCGCCTGGATAAATGAGAAAGGAAAATTACGTTTGTCACCAGACATTTACGACCTTGATCATAAAAATTCATATCTAACGCAATTTCATGCAACAGATAGCAATCCTGTGATAACCCTTTCACAAAATAACTTCTAA
- a CDS encoding Flp family type IVb pilin translates to MRNLKNLFQEFIEDEEGLTAVEYAIAGSLVVGGLVTAFSTLGLSVDSQIKVLCGHAGVSGTSDCG, encoded by the coding sequence ATGAGAAATTTAAAAAATTTATTTCAAGAATTTATTGAAGACGAAGAAGGGTTGACTGCGGTTGAGTACGCAATTGCTGGTAGTTTAGTCGTTGGCGGCTTAGTTACAGCCTTTTCGACTTTAGGCCTTTCAGTGGATTCGCAAATAAAGGTGTTATGTGGCCATGCTGGCGTAAGTGGCACCTCTGATTGTGGTTAA
- a CDS encoding Flp family type IVb pilin, giving the protein MNILQRFIEDESGLTAVEYAVAGSLVAGVAAGAFTLLGDAAEDSITCLNGAVNGVANPC; this is encoded by the coding sequence ATGAATATCTTACAAAGATTTATTGAAGACGAAAGCGGTTTAACCGCTGTTGAGTATGCTGTTGCTGGTAGTTTGGTGGCAGGTGTAGCTGCTGGAGCTTTCACTTTATTAGGGGATGCCGCTGAAGATAGTATCACCTGTCTTAATGGAGCTGTAAACGGGGTAGCAAACCCTTGTTAG
- a CDS encoding A24 family peptidase yields MDTQHTQLILLGIIALAFFLALYFDLRIQKIPNILCLYVVAIGFTVQFMFFGWAGGLNGLLGLLTAFIILFPAFYFKVLGAGDVKLMMAVGVITGPELIAWSVAYATIAGGVTSLVLVLYKTGWQGVKATLVRYYQCFYVKKYFKPSAGEAAALRVPYAPALAIGWLWACSQNEEILFAISTFRYQFFS; encoded by the coding sequence TTGGATACGCAACATACGCAACTTATATTATTAGGGATTATTGCTTTAGCATTTTTCCTAGCACTGTATTTTGATCTTCGTATTCAAAAAATCCCAAATATACTTTGTTTGTATGTTGTCGCCATCGGTTTTACCGTTCAGTTTATGTTTTTCGGTTGGGCCGGTGGTTTAAATGGATTGTTAGGTTTACTGACAGCATTTATCATTTTGTTTCCTGCCTTTTATTTTAAAGTGTTAGGCGCAGGAGATGTAAAGTTAATGATGGCGGTAGGTGTTATCACCGGCCCTGAGTTAATTGCTTGGTCAGTTGCATACGCGACTATCGCTGGAGGGGTAACTAGTCTAGTTTTAGTTTTATACAAAACCGGTTGGCAGGGCGTTAAGGCTACTTTAGTGCGTTATTACCAGTGTTTTTATGTTAAGAAGTATTTCAAGCCTAGTGCTGGTGAAGCAGCAGCTCTTCGAGTACCTTATGCTCCAGCGTTAGCAATAGGTTGGCTTTGGGCATGTAGCCAAAATGAAGAAATACTATTTGCAATTTCAACGTTTAGATATCAGTTTTTCTCTTAG
- a CDS encoding P-loop NTPase family protein, with protein MNLFKFNKKPSESESNEVTKVDDLTEGSNNKINFDAEEGSKVEDGSIDFPLKDAVETRSVAENVSSEKVHFSKELDFLDIAPTPQTVLETGLSTTLVIELMLKHLQNAGILTLKELSTKLCISGSIIQELIDICKAKSWVENVSQSASEQMRFTLSSIGDLQADKALLKNGYLGPAPIPLDQYTEICLKQTSRDQVVTNDDINSIFADLTFSNELIEKIGPSLNSIKPILIYGAAGTGKSFFCRHLNLVFGGEVLIPHAIEVNNEIVQVFDPEIHQLSEQPIQENVLKIASGFDPRWLLCKRPLVVSGGELSADMLEVRYDKASKIYRAPLQLKANNGILLLDDLGRQKITPKELFNRWIIPLEERRDFLSLQSGLHFELPFELLLLFSTNLTPTDLVDEAFLRRLGYKVEFEQLTKELYQEIWFKECIEYNLLCEMAVFDYLVEHMHQMHNRKFLPCYPRDLISIVSDQIKFKQLESTITKELLDFAWHSYFVK; from the coding sequence ATGAATTTATTTAAATTTAATAAAAAACCGTCAGAGAGTGAAAGTAACGAAGTTACTAAAGTTGATGATTTAACTGAAGGTTCTAATAATAAAATAAACTTCGATGCTGAGGAAGGTAGTAAGGTTGAAGATGGCTCTATTGATTTTCCACTAAAAGATGCAGTCGAAACTAGAAGTGTTGCAGAAAATGTAAGCAGTGAAAAAGTTCATTTCAGTAAAGAACTTGACTTTCTAGATATAGCACCAACTCCTCAAACAGTTTTAGAAACTGGCTTATCAACAACATTAGTAATTGAATTAATGTTAAAGCATCTGCAAAACGCGGGTATTTTAACATTAAAAGAATTATCAACAAAGCTGTGTATTAGTGGTTCAATTATTCAAGAGCTTATTGATATATGTAAGGCTAAGTCTTGGGTTGAAAACGTATCACAAAGTGCAAGTGAACAAATGCGTTTTACTTTAAGTTCAATAGGTGACTTACAAGCAGACAAAGCGCTGTTAAAAAATGGCTACCTTGGTCCTGCTCCTATTCCTTTAGATCAATACACTGAAATTTGCTTAAAACAAACTAGCCGCGATCAGGTGGTCACCAATGATGATATTAATTCTATTTTTGCAGATTTAACCTTTTCAAATGAACTGATTGAAAAAATCGGACCATCATTAAATTCTATTAAACCAATATTAATATATGGTGCTGCAGGTACCGGTAAAAGTTTCTTTTGCCGTCATTTAAATTTAGTGTTTGGTGGTGAAGTTTTGATACCACATGCAATCGAAGTAAATAATGAAATTGTGCAAGTGTTTGACCCAGAAATTCATCAACTATCTGAGCAGCCAATACAAGAAAATGTATTAAAAATAGCTTCTGGTTTTGATCCTCGTTGGTTGTTATGTAAACGCCCTTTAGTGGTTAGCGGCGGTGAACTATCGGCAGATATGCTTGAAGTTCGCTATGATAAAGCCTCAAAAATTTACCGAGCACCTCTACAGCTTAAAGCTAACAACGGCATATTATTGTTGGATGATTTAGGTCGTCAAAAAATCACCCCGAAAGAGCTGTTTAACCGTTGGATTATTCCTTTAGAAGAGCGTAGAGATTTTCTTTCTCTGCAATCAGGCCTTCATTTTGAATTACCGTTTGAGCTACTTTTATTATTTTCAACTAACTTAACACCGACTGATTTAGTTGATGAAGCATTTTTGAGAAGGCTTGGTTATAAAGTTGAGTTTGAACAATTAACTAAAGAGTTATATCAAGAAATTTGGTTTAAAGAATGCATTGAATATAACTTGTTATGCGAGATGGCAGTGTTTGATTATTTAGTAGAGCACATGCATCAAATGCATAACCGTAAATTCCTTCCTTGTTATCCTCGAGATTTGATTTCTATTGTCAGCGATCAAATTAAATTTAAGCAATTAGAGTCGACGATAACTAAAGAATTATTAGACTTTGCCTGGCATAGTTATTTCGTTAAGTAA
- the cpaB gene encoding Flp pilus assembly protein CpaB, with protein sequence MNKNVAVFILLSIVFGLGAVFLAKNWLDKNQSQTVEVGQAQVITVNAALQTGSIIEAKHLTVKTIPESMVPEGAVTRLEDATGMIAKSKLYNGDILHTKRIAKKGEGSSLASLISPHMRAVSIRVNDVVGVSGFILPGNTVDILITYRGKSAANTEVVLSNIKILAVDQRASNDENKPQIVRAVTLEVTLEQAETLMSAQNKGSLQLALRNPNDKAEVALFDPEQDEKAFEQAAKEASSETQTVAVNSLTGRNKVEIIRGIEKESVQVSNN encoded by the coding sequence GTGAACAAGAATGTAGCTGTATTTATATTACTTTCAATCGTTTTTGGTTTAGGAGCTGTATTCCTTGCTAAGAATTGGCTTGATAAAAATCAATCACAAACCGTTGAAGTCGGTCAGGCACAAGTGATAACGGTCAATGCTGCGTTGCAAACAGGAAGCATTATTGAAGCAAAGCATTTAACCGTTAAAACAATTCCAGAATCAATGGTCCCAGAAGGAGCCGTAACTAGGCTTGAAGATGCAACGGGCATGATTGCTAAAAGCAAATTATATAATGGCGATATACTTCATACCAAACGTATCGCTAAAAAAGGTGAAGGAAGCTCACTAGCAAGTTTGATAAGTCCGCATATGCGTGCTGTTTCGATAAGAGTAAATGATGTTGTTGGAGTGTCAGGGTTTATATTACCTGGCAATACCGTTGACATTTTAATTACTTATCGGGGTAAAAGCGCAGCTAATACAGAAGTTGTATTGTCAAACATAAAAATATTAGCAGTAGATCAAAGAGCTTCAAATGATGAAAACAAACCGCAGATCGTACGGGCTGTAACTCTAGAAGTCACGCTTGAACAGGCAGAAACATTAATGAGTGCGCAAAATAAAGGCAGCTTACAACTCGCTTTAAGAAACCCTAATGATAAAGCAGAAGTAGCACTTTTTGATCCCGAACAAGATGAGAAAGCATTCGAACAAGCAGCAAAAGAGGCGAGTTCAGAAACTCAAACTGTTGCAGTTAATTCATTAACAGGTCGAAACAAAGTTGAAATTATTCGCGGTATTGAAAAAGAATCTGTACAAGTTTCAAATAATTAG
- a CDS encoding type II and III secretion system protein family protein yields the protein MKNYNVGLLFVLTLTIFINSAINNNAVAGGPTEKEANAIKVPIFKSRNLKMKHPIHRISIGNPDIADILVLRQDELYVVGKTLGHTNVIIWDENDKVVDLFNLEVSHDLNGLRERFYHYLPKEKIGVESSQGQLVLSGQSSSLTKMNMAMELARAYAEAASGGSAKSEVLNMLSVGGGQQVMLEVTVAEVQSEVARRLDSKMLLRFDGTDGSGGIVSGGDLFDAIGVSPTISRGFFGSYLDGDMLLNFAFDVAKQHGLAKILAEPNITALSGQKADFLSGGEVPIPTAGGSSSGTGVQYRDFGVGVSFVPTILDSGKINLSLNVLVSELSNSNSLTIRPDGSGSAFVVPSIIKRTTSTTVELGDGQTIAIGGLISDTLRESVDKIPGLGDIPILGQLFRSQEFVKGQSELVIMVTPRLVRPFNKKGMELPTDNFVPVSDMEFYLMGKMTPRERPEDEPNSPNQIEDSNEEMLPDNGGTQQKYGHELTTGEEG from the coding sequence ATGAAAAATTATAATGTAGGACTCTTATTTGTATTAACGTTAACTATTTTTATAAATAGTGCAATAAACAATAATGCAGTTGCTGGTGGTCCAACGGAAAAAGAAGCAAATGCAATAAAGGTTCCTATTTTTAAATCTAGAAATTTAAAAATGAAGCATCCTATTCATCGCATTTCAATTGGTAACCCGGATATAGCCGATATTTTAGTATTACGCCAAGACGAACTTTATGTTGTAGGTAAAACGTTAGGTCATACTAACGTGATCATATGGGATGAAAACGACAAGGTTGTTGATTTATTTAATCTTGAAGTATCCCATGATTTGAACGGCCTAAGAGAGCGTTTTTATCACTACCTACCAAAAGAAAAAATTGGTGTTGAAAGCTCACAGGGTCAACTAGTACTAAGTGGCCAATCTTCATCATTAACTAAAATGAATATGGCCATGGAGCTCGCGAGGGCATATGCAGAAGCAGCGAGCGGCGGTTCAGCAAAGAGTGAAGTGTTAAATATGCTAAGTGTGGGTGGTGGCCAACAAGTAATGTTGGAGGTCACTGTTGCTGAGGTTCAAAGTGAAGTTGCCCGTAGGTTAGATTCAAAAATGTTATTGCGTTTTGATGGAACAGACGGCTCTGGTGGGATTGTTTCTGGTGGAGATTTGTTTGATGCCATTGGCGTTAGCCCGACCATTTCAAGAGGTTTTTTCGGTTCATATTTAGATGGCGATATGTTGTTAAATTTTGCCTTTGATGTAGCAAAACAGCATGGGTTGGCAAAAATATTAGCAGAGCCTAATATTACCGCATTAAGTGGCCAAAAAGCAGATTTCTTATCAGGTGGTGAAGTACCAATCCCTACCGCAGGGGGAAGCAGCTCAGGCACAGGCGTTCAATATAGAGATTTTGGTGTAGGCGTAAGTTTTGTTCCTACAATTCTCGACTCAGGAAAAATAAACTTAAGTTTAAATGTGTTAGTCAGCGAGCTAAGTAATTCAAATTCACTAACTATTAGACCTGACGGCTCAGGTAGTGCTTTTGTTGTCCCTTCAATTATTAAACGAACTACATCAACAACAGTTGAGCTTGGCGATGGGCAAACAATTGCCATCGGCGGTTTAATAAGTGACACACTACGTGAAAGCGTCGATAAAATCCCAGGTCTTGGGGACATTCCAATTTTAGGGCAGTTATTTCGTAGCCAGGAGTTTGTTAAGGGCCAGTCAGAATTAGTCATTATGGTTACACCAAGGTTAGTTCGTCCATTTAATAAAAAAGGGATGGAACTACCAACCGATAATTTTGTACCGGTATCAGATATGGAGTTTTACTTAATGGGTAAAATGACGCCAAGAGAAAGACCTGAGGATGAACCAAACTCACCAAATCAAATTGAGGATAGTAATGAAGAGATGCTACCCGATAATGGCGGTACTCAGCAAAAATACGGTCATGAATTAACTACTGGTGAAGAGGGATAA
- a CDS encoding Tad domain-containing protein codes for MKTQSMFNQQGSILVMFTIGLFSLFAMAALALDGGHLLLNKTRLQNIVDTAALNAAKDLVDGGTHNSAIIAAKAITALNLGYADYHELNSSITTMDSVIVEFSEKPEPFTAVGIGVNEDINRYVKVTISGVELNNFLAQIFSFNKEVSATALAGPSTALVDCYSDLVPMMVCSKPIDYSATPLEYPTDSFFGYNLNELTVMKIGSGEESAVGSGNFQLLNLADNHGGADIRTAMAGAGLSNGEVCLNVDEGLTTAPGNKVGPSLQGLNTRFGTSTVPGDKDGIYPPDINTCQGARLDLEDGKLVDSDNNPVFEYDDNGVPIFEYDSFGDLIFPTGVYSYNQYLDASLLSGEQCSSPNTGSTIEPGGADERRILNVVIAECDGTANGLEVPKYVGSGCFFLTQDLDNGGQQSFIIGEFTKECTAVGIPVVDSINSPGPYTIVLYHVPSSSDS; via the coding sequence ATGAAAACTCAAAGTATGTTTAATCAACAAGGCAGTATTTTAGTGATGTTTACTATTGGCCTTTTTTCTCTTTTTGCTATGGCTGCATTAGCGTTAGATGGTGGGCATTTACTTTTAAATAAAACCAGATTACAAAATATTGTAGATACAGCAGCATTAAATGCAGCTAAAGATTTAGTTGATGGTGGAACTCATAATTCGGCAATAATTGCAGCGAAAGCAATCACAGCCTTAAATTTAGGGTATGCAGATTATCATGAACTGAACTCATCAATAACTACTATGGATTCAGTAATAGTAGAGTTTTCAGAAAAACCAGAGCCTTTTACCGCTGTTGGTATAGGTGTAAACGAAGATATTAACCGTTATGTAAAAGTAACCATATCTGGTGTTGAACTTAATAATTTTTTGGCGCAAATTTTTAGTTTTAATAAAGAAGTTTCAGCAACCGCGTTAGCTGGACCTAGTACCGCATTAGTTGACTGTTATAGCGACTTAGTACCAATGATGGTTTGTTCAAAACCAATTGATTACTCAGCTACCCCTCTAGAATATCCGACAGATTCTTTTTTTGGCTACAACCTCAATGAATTGACTGTAATGAAAATTGGTTCTGGCGAAGAAAGTGCAGTTGGCTCTGGTAACTTCCAATTATTAAACTTAGCCGATAATCATGGAGGAGCCGATATTCGGACGGCTATGGCTGGAGCTGGTTTGTCAAATGGTGAAGTTTGCTTGAATGTTGATGAGGGACTTACCACGGCTCCTGGTAATAAGGTCGGACCTTCTTTACAAGGACTTAATACACGATTTGGTACTTCAACCGTACCTGGCGACAAAGATGGTATTTATCCTCCAGATATTAATACCTGCCAAGGAGCGAGATTAGATTTAGAAGATGGAAAATTAGTTGATTCAGATAACAATCCTGTTTTTGAATATGATGATAATGGTGTGCCCATCTTTGAATATGATTCTTTTGGAGATCTTATTTTTCCGACAGGAGTTTATAGTTATAACCAATATTTAGATGCAAGTTTGCTAAGTGGAGAACAATGCTCCTCTCCTAATACAGGTTCAACAATTGAACCGGGAGGCGCAGATGAACGAAGAATTTTAAATGTTGTTATCGCAGAGTGCGATGGAACTGCAAATGGTCTCGAAGTTCCTAAATATGTTGGCTCTGGTTGTTTCTTTTTAACCCAAGATCTTGATAATGGAGGGCAGCAAAGTTTTATTATTGGTGAATTTACCAAGGAGTGTACCGCTGTAGGGATTCCTGTAGTTGACTCTATAAATAGCCCAGGTCCTTACACTATTGTTTTATATCATGTTCCTAGTAGTAGTGATTCATAA
- a CDS encoding TadE/TadG family type IV pilus assembly protein, which produces MMSFIKTTPNRQKGLAAIELTLILPILLFLVFVIVEFSRLLYQYNTLNQVVRDTSRYLINNARPISNNIYINDDIALNANAILTGGDFNGSHSILPSLSNSGAVLDTTTAGKNITYRIDDVYSFNILVNDTTEYITVSVTYFWEPIYSDLLPSFVTSKSFNLNFPLTVHYSMRAL; this is translated from the coding sequence ATGATGTCATTTATAAAAACTACACCTAATAGGCAAAAAGGATTAGCAGCTATTGAGCTAACATTAATTTTGCCAATTTTACTATTTTTAGTGTTTGTAATAGTTGAATTTTCTCGCCTTTTATATCAGTACAATACGTTAAATCAGGTTGTAAGGGACACATCAAGGTACCTTATTAACAATGCAAGACCCATAAGCAATAACATTTATATAAATGATGATATAGCCTTAAATGCTAATGCTATTCTAACTGGGGGGGACTTTAATGGTTCGCATAGCATTTTACCTTCATTATCAAATTCAGGTGCGGTGCTAGACACCACAACAGCAGGGAAAAATATAACTTATAGAATTGATGATGTTTATAGTTTTAATATTCTTGTCAATGATACAACTGAATATATTACTGTATCAGTTACTTATTTTTGGGAGCCTATATATTCCGATTTATTACCATCATTTGTAACAAGTAAAAGTTTTAATTTAAATTTTCCGCTTACTGTTCATTATAGTATGAGAGCATTATGA
- a CDS encoding TadE/TadG family type IV pilus assembly protein has product MSNFFRNHKKPKNTGVYTVEFAIVGSLFFLLFFSVIEVARLMLTWNILTEVSRRGARLAVVCPVVMNSVLDSNVANSASFSEKFLHNLTMDNVEIKYMDFSGSILDLEGSPDANPPVFPQNTPNQIRLVKVSITGYQHQLLIPGLFLTLNSPSFTTVLPRESLGATRWGDSDCS; this is encoded by the coding sequence ATGAGCAACTTTTTTAGAAATCATAAAAAGCCAAAAAATACTGGTGTATACACTGTAGAGTTTGCAATTGTAGGTAGTTTATTCTTTTTACTTTTTTTTAGTGTGATTGAAGTTGCGAGATTAATGTTAACTTGGAATATTTTAACTGAGGTGTCTCGCCGTGGTGCAAGATTGGCCGTTGTTTGCCCTGTGGTTATGAATAGTGTACTTGATAGCAATGTAGCTAATTCAGCAAGTTTTTCAGAAAAATTTTTACATAATTTAACTATGGATAATGTTGAAATAAAATATATGGACTTTTCTGGTTCTATATTAGATTTGGAGGGAAGCCCTGATGCCAACCCACCAGTTTTTCCACAGAACACCCCAAATCAAATCAGGTTAGTCAAAGTTTCAATTACAGGTTATCAACACCAACTATTGATCCCAGGATTGTTTTTAACTTTAAATTCCCCAAGTTTTACGACTGTATTACCCAGAGAAAGCCTTGGAGCTACAAGGTGGGGAGATTCAGATTGTTCGTAA
- a CDS encoding AAA family ATPase → MEDKIELNSIKSYSNVHSNNENKNERRSMSLPFLIKLLLVCDDPQVESATQELLLPVKNLDLIIEKKVTFITEDFQVAVVVYTGDELQTISNLEKISNAGINILIVGDNLPQKLLRKSIQLSIKDIVPLSTAEVELVPAISEVASQLKTEVNLAPVVSIINGKGGSGASFIASSVGQIISNHSKDELVMIDADLQHGTLADSLNLQPDYYLDDALADIKELDATAIQSMMSKKENLSLLPVKAYSQINRLAHIDQNKISQLFSKVRANFKLLIADLSRGIDSLSIPILESSEHIMVVVQQNISSIREAKALVEQLHNIMGIAPEKISIIVNRYSTKFSTITPDDIKNTVGVESVFTISNDYQLASACTDLGKSIDELSEFKQLEKEFLIIAQQINASNIDILPKTKSLWSRLTGKS, encoded by the coding sequence ATGGAAGATAAAATTGAACTTAACTCGATTAAATCGTATTCAAATGTTCATAGTAATAATGAAAACAAAAATGAAAGGCGCTCAATGTCATTACCATTCCTAATTAAGTTATTATTGGTTTGTGACGATCCTCAGGTAGAATCTGCCACTCAAGAACTGTTATTACCTGTAAAAAATCTAGATTTAATTATAGAAAAGAAGGTCACATTTATTACGGAAGATTTTCAGGTAGCTGTAGTTGTTTATACTGGTGATGAGCTACAAACAATTAGCAACCTGGAGAAAATTAGTAATGCAGGAATTAACATTTTAATAGTCGGTGATAACCTACCACAAAAACTGTTAAGAAAATCTATTCAACTATCTATCAAAGATATTGTGCCTTTATCTACTGCGGAAGTTGAGCTTGTCCCTGCTATATCAGAAGTCGCATCACAGTTAAAAACAGAAGTAAATTTAGCCCCCGTAGTTTCTATTATTAATGGCAAAGGTGGCTCTGGTGCAAGCTTTATTGCCAGCTCTGTTGGGCAAATTATTAGTAACCATAGCAAAGATGAGCTGGTGATGATCGATGCAGATTTACAACACGGCACGTTAGCAGATAGTTTAAATTTGCAACCTGATTATTATTTAGATGATGCGTTAGCTGATATTAAAGAATTAGATGCTACCGCTATACAAAGCATGATGAGTAAAAAAGAAAATTTAAGTTTATTGCCAGTAAAAGCTTATTCACAGATAAATCGCTTAGCTCATATCGATCAAAATAAAATAAGCCAACTATTCTCCAAGGTTAGAGCAAACTTCAAGTTACTTATTGCAGATTTATCAAGAGGAATAGACTCACTTTCAATTCCCATTCTTGAATCATCAGAGCATATTATGGTGGTTGTTCAACAAAACATTTCTAGTATTCGAGAAGCGAAAGCACTGGTTGAGCAACTTCATAATATTATGGGAATCGCACCGGAAAAAATTAGCATTATCGTTAATAGGTATTCTACTAAATTTAGCACTATCACCCCCGATGATATTAAAAATACTGTTGGTGTAGAATCGGTCTTTACAATTTCAAACGATTATCAATTAGCTAGTGCCTGTACCGATTTAGGCAAAAGTATTGACGAATTATCAGAATTTAAGCAATTAGAAAAAGAATTTTTAATCATTGCTCAGCAAATAAATGCTAGCAATATTGATATATTGCCTAAAACAAAAAGTTTGTGGTCTAGGTTAACGGGTAAATCATAA